In Asterias rubens chromosome 17, eAstRub1.3, whole genome shotgun sequence, a genomic segment contains:
- the LOC117301756 gene encoding sperm acrosomal protein FSA-ACR.1-like yields the protein MHQPTGDHSRCTQPTGDHSRRTQPTGDQSRRTQPTGDQSRRTQPTGDQSRRTQPTGDQSRRTQPTGDQSRPTQPTGDQSRRTQPTGDQSRGTQPTGDQSRRTQPTGDHSRPTQPTGDQSRPTQPTGDQSRRTQPTGDQSRPNQPVGLELQLPGPARMAAATA from the coding sequence ATGCACCAGCCCACTGGGGACCACAGCAGATGCACCCAGCCCACCGGGGACCACAGCAGACGCACCCAGCCCACTGGGGACCAGAGCAGACGCACCCAACCCACTGGGGACCAGAGCAGACGCACCCAGCCCACTGGGGACCAGAGCAGACGCACCCAACCCACTGGGGACCAGAGCAGACGCACCCAACCCACTGGGGACCAGAGCAGACCCACCCAGCCCACCGGGGACCAGAGCAGACGCACCCAGCCCACTGGGGACCAGAGCAGAGGCACCCAGCCCACTGGGGACCAGAGCAGACGCACCCAACCCACTGGGGACCATAGCAGACCCACCCAGCCCACCGGGGACCAGAGCAGACCAACCCAGCCTACCGGGGACCAAAGCAGACGCACCCAGCCCACCGGGGACCAAAGCAGACCCAACCAGCCAGTGGGACTTGAGCTGCAGCTGCCCGGCCCAGCAAGGATGGCTGCTGCCACTGCATGA